A single genomic interval of Aquificaceae bacterium harbors:
- the gatB gene encoding Asp-tRNA(Asn)/Glu-tRNA(Gln) amidotransferase subunit GatB produces the protein MEFEPVIGLEIHVQMDTKTKLFCSCPVEFGAEPNSNVCPVCLGLPGSLPVINKRAVEFAIRAGLALNCQINMRSVFARKNYFYPDLPKGYQISQYEEPIAVNGWLEVGGKKVRIRRLHIEEDAGKNIHEGSKTYVDLNRAGTPLMEIVTEPDIDSPQMAREFLEKLRNIMRYTGVSRADMEKGQLRCDINISIRPKGSKELGTRVEIKNVNSFRFVQKAIESEIERQIKLLLSGEKIVQETRTFDPSTGLTHPMRTKEEAEDYRYFPEPDLLPLVIPPQWLEEIKANMPELPEERLERFIKELGLDQYSAKVLTDNKELGDFFEESLRYYGQDPKLTANWLLNDLLGSLSEAGKDIESSPVSPQSLAELVKLIKENVLSSKLAKEVIKEMTATGKSPSQIVEEKGLKQISDEGQIRSMIEEVLRENSKEVERFKAGEEKVFGFLVGQVMKKAKGKANPQLVNKLLREMLSK, from the coding sequence ATGGAGTTTGAGCCAGTTATAGGTCTTGAGATACACGTGCAGATGGATACAAAAACCAAGCTCTTCTGCTCCTGTCCTGTGGAGTTTGGTGCGGAGCCAAATAGTAATGTTTGTCCTGTATGTCTTGGACTGCCTGGGAGTTTACCCGTTATAAACAAAAGGGCTGTGGAGTTTGCCATAAGAGCTGGACTTGCTCTTAACTGCCAGATAAACATGCGTTCTGTCTTTGCAAGGAAAAACTACTTTTACCCAGACCTTCCAAAGGGATACCAGATATCTCAGTATGAAGAACCTATTGCGGTCAATGGATGGCTTGAAGTAGGTGGCAAAAAGGTAAGAATAAGAAGGCTACACATAGAGGAGGATGCGGGTAAAAACATCCATGAAGGTTCAAAAACCTATGTGGACCTAAACAGGGCTGGCACACCTCTTATGGAAATAGTGACAGAGCCAGACATAGACTCTCCACAAATGGCAAGGGAGTTTCTTGAAAAGCTAAGAAACATTATGAGATACACTGGAGTCTCTCGTGCGGACATGGAAAAGGGACAGCTTCGTTGTGATATAAACATCTCCATAAGACCGAAGGGTTCAAAAGAGCTTGGCACGAGGGTGGAGATAAAGAACGTCAATTCCTTTCGTTTTGTCCAAAAGGCAATAGAGTCCGAAATAGAAAGGCAGATAAAACTCCTCCTTTCTGGAGAGAAAATAGTGCAAGAGACACGCACCTTTGACCCCTCCACAGGTCTAACACACCCCATGAGGACAAAGGAAGAGGCGGAAGACTACAGATACTTTCCAGAGCCAGACCTACTACCCCTTGTTATTCCTCCGCAGTGGTTAGAGGAGATAAAAGCCAACATGCCAGAGCTACCCGAAGAAAGGCTTGAGAGGTTTATAAAAGAGCTTGGTCTTGACCAATACTCCGCAAAGGTGCTAACCGATAACAAAGAGCTTGGAGACTTCTTTGAAGAATCCCTTAGGTATTACGGACAAGACCCCAAGCTAACTGCCAACTGGCTACTTAATGACCTTCTTGGAAGCCTTTCAGAGGCTGGTAAAGACATAGAAAGCTCTCCTGTTAGCCCCCAAAGTCTTGCAGAGCTTGTAAAACTTATAAAGGAAAATGTGCTCTCTTCAAAGCTTGCAAAGGAAGTTATAAAGGAGATGACCGCAACTGGCAAGAGCCCCTCTCAGATAGTGGAAGAAAAGGGTCTAAAGCAGATAAGTGATGAGGGACAGATAAGGTCTATGATAGAAGAGGTTTTAAGGGAAAATTCAAAGGAAGTGGAAAGGTTCAAAGCAGGAGAAGAAAAGGTTTTTGGTTTTCTTGTAGGTCAGGTTATGAAAAAGGCAAAGGGCAAAGCTAACCCGCAGTTAGTAAACAAATTGTTGAGGGAAATGTTAAGCAAATAA